The Sulfitobacter guttiformis genome contains a region encoding:
- a CDS encoding CheR family methyltransferase, with translation MNIRAHAGASETPPELSTADFEAIANFALREFGLSLPASKTQLVKSRLARRLRALNLPNFAAYRSLLEGPNGQAERNELLSSLTTNVTKFFREIHHFEDLLRDVMPQLVARACQGERVRIWSAGCSSGQEPYSIALTALKCHPDIATKNFKILATDIDPSIIVKAREATYRDDEIAAVDKKIFRVSDIVRSVQVKEGCFTVSKDVRSLVTFGVLNLIEELPFNGAFNVIFCRNVAIYFNRETQQSVWSRFSSLLPSGGKLFIGHSERIMRADQPKLEPCGVTVYKKL, from the coding sequence ATGAACATACGAGCGCATGCTGGAGCATCCGAGACGCCACCAGAGCTGAGTACCGCAGATTTCGAAGCAATTGCAAATTTTGCCCTTCGCGAATTCGGGCTCAGTTTGCCAGCTTCAAAAACACAGCTCGTCAAATCGCGGTTGGCGCGTCGTTTGCGAGCGCTCAATCTCCCCAACTTTGCCGCATATCGGAGTTTGCTTGAGGGGCCAAACGGTCAGGCAGAGCGGAACGAATTATTATCGTCACTCACCACGAATGTGACCAAATTTTTCCGCGAGATCCATCATTTCGAGGATCTTTTGAGAGATGTGATGCCTCAACTTGTCGCCCGTGCGTGCCAAGGAGAGCGTGTCCGCATATGGAGCGCAGGATGTTCATCTGGGCAAGAGCCCTATTCGATCGCATTGACCGCATTGAAATGCCACCCTGACATTGCAACGAAAAACTTCAAAATTCTCGCCACAGATATCGATCCATCAATAATAGTTAAGGCGCGCGAAGCAACTTACCGGGATGATGAGATTGCTGCAGTGGACAAAAAAATTTTTCGCGTGTCCGATATTGTCCGGTCCGTGCAGGTGAAAGAGGGCTGCTTTACCGTATCAAAAGATGTGCGCAGCCTTGTCACCTTTGGCGTTTTGAACCTCATCGAAGAACTGCCGTTTAACGGCGCGTTTAACGTGATCTTCTGCCGTAACGTCGCAATCTACTTCAACCGTGAAACACAGCAGAGCGTATGGAGCCGATTTTCATCGTTGTTACCATCTGGCGGTAAGTTATTTATCGGCCACTCCGAGCGGATCATGCGAGCGGATCAACCAAAATTAGAACCGTGCGGCGTCACAGTTTATAAAAAACTCTGA
- a CDS encoding tRNA (cytidine(34)-2'-O)-methyltransferase yields the protein MSEPCLKMVLVTPEIPYNTGAIGRTCVALNLELILIKPYGFSLDEKAVRRAGTDYWKHVHLTEFDSWQHFVNDRKPPRDSLYFFEEHGAQSVYEPEYQENAYLVFGCESAGLPAAILDGMDDRVFHLPMRNPLVRSLNLANVATAVVYQAMRNQLGA from the coding sequence ATGTCTGAACCCTGTCTGAAAATGGTACTGGTGACACCTGAAATTCCCTACAATACCGGTGCGATCGGGCGGACCTGTGTGGCCCTCAACTTGGAGTTGATCCTGATCAAACCTTACGGATTTTCCCTTGATGAAAAGGCCGTTCGGCGGGCTGGAACGGATTATTGGAAGCATGTTCATTTAACCGAATTTGACAGCTGGCAGCACTTTGTAAATGATCGAAAGCCACCGCGCGACAGCCTGTATTTTTTTGAGGAACACGGTGCGCAGAGCGTCTACGAACCAGAGTATCAAGAGAATGCTTATCTGGTTTTCGGGTGTGAATCCGCAGGTTTGCCTGCTGCGATTTTAGATGGCATGGACGACCGTGTATTTCATCTGCCCATGCGAAATCCACTTGTTCGGTCTCTCAACTTGGCAAATGTCGCTACGGCGGTGGTTTATCAGGCCATGCGCAATCAGCTCGGTGCTTGA
- a CDS encoding methyl-accepting chemotaxis protein: MQLSRRNKLSFKLPAFVAIIIAVVAGILSTFTFVSGRAIALEQADTKLQLILTNRQEAIQKWYFSLNALATSLARNPSTVEAATNINAIWSIMDEADRRELQASFTTLNPFDLAKRSELVVADENRGYDHLHKRYHEFFKYFSTTNAFYDLFLVNPEGDIIYSVAKEGDFGQNVTTGELAQSGIGQSFAQSISNGAAQTHLSDFQVYSISASAIAAFASTPVLDADGGLKGVLILQINHSGFTALINNPQGLGETGQTYIVNPSGQLLVDSRFGDGPKAMQIVDLSPQIAAGLKGQTFSSMAASGLIDQDVSTKVVPLVLDSANYALVAELSNAEIFQDLNVQRNNLILISLLSAGLLSLLAWFYINRVTSALKKLGEDMSDVADGNYDVDVLATRRKDEIGEIGAVLVDFRTKLHTAAEQSKERVLARQEQTKTLEVLRAGLVQLAEGDLSKPINQKFNAEYESLRADFNTALTTLSEAITSVMEASGSVQHGAQEISQASDDLSNRTENQAATLEQTAAALDQLTASVKSAADSAKSVETIVVEAQSEAEASGQVVSDAISAMNQIEQSSKHISQIIGVIDDIAFQTNLLALNAGVEAARAGDAGKGFAVVASEVRALAQRSSDAAKEIKTLIKGSVTEVERGVQLVEGAGKALTSIVQRVTHISDLVRTMATGTSEQAVGLVEINIGVNQLDQVTQQNAAMVEQATAASHTLKADAVRLQEMVQRFKTNQAETPIFKTALACTNVERVQFQPAAEVTFTAVRSEMPIARQATGMKNAAASQNNWTDF, encoded by the coding sequence ATGCAACTTTCCCGAAGAAACAAACTGTCGTTTAAATTACCGGCTTTCGTTGCGATCATTATTGCCGTGGTTGCGGGTATTCTTTCTACTTTTACCTTTGTGTCCGGAAGGGCCATTGCGCTAGAGCAGGCAGACACAAAGCTGCAGCTCATTCTCACAAACCGCCAAGAAGCGATTCAGAAATGGTACTTTTCACTCAATGCGCTTGCTACATCGCTTGCGCGCAACCCGTCCACCGTTGAAGCCGCAACCAATATTAACGCAATCTGGTCGATCATGGACGAAGCTGACCGCCGCGAGTTGCAAGCATCCTTTACGACACTCAATCCGTTTGATTTAGCAAAACGTAGCGAGCTGGTCGTCGCAGACGAAAACCGCGGATACGACCACCTGCACAAACGCTATCACGAGTTTTTCAAATATTTCAGCACTACCAACGCATTCTACGATCTATTTTTAGTAAACCCGGAAGGCGATATTATTTACTCTGTCGCGAAAGAGGGGGATTTTGGCCAAAATGTGACTACAGGCGAACTTGCGCAATCGGGTATAGGTCAGTCATTTGCCCAGTCTATTTCGAATGGCGCCGCTCAAACACACCTTTCCGATTTTCAGGTCTACTCAATCAGCGCAAGTGCAATCGCGGCCTTTGCTTCAACGCCTGTGCTCGATGCCGATGGCGGGCTGAAGGGTGTCTTGATCCTGCAGATCAATCATTCCGGCTTTACGGCACTGATCAACAATCCACAGGGCTTAGGCGAAACGGGACAGACCTATATCGTCAACCCATCTGGGCAGTTGTTGGTCGATAGCCGTTTTGGGGATGGTCCAAAAGCAATGCAAATCGTAGATTTATCACCCCAAATTGCTGCCGGTCTAAAAGGCCAGACTTTTTCCTCGATGGCGGCAAGTGGCTTAATAGATCAAGATGTGAGCACCAAAGTTGTTCCTCTAGTCCTCGACAGTGCGAACTATGCTTTGGTCGCCGAGCTGTCAAATGCGGAAATCTTTCAAGATCTCAACGTGCAGCGCAACAATCTAATCTTAATTTCACTCCTCTCTGCCGGACTGCTGAGCCTTTTAGCCTGGTTTTATATCAATCGCGTGACATCTGCGCTCAAAAAATTGGGCGAAGACATGAGCGATGTGGCCGATGGCAATTACGACGTCGACGTCTTGGCCACCAGACGCAAAGACGAAATCGGCGAGATTGGCGCAGTATTGGTTGATTTCCGAACCAAGCTGCACACCGCAGCCGAGCAGAGCAAAGAACGCGTTCTGGCCCGCCAAGAGCAGACAAAGACCCTTGAGGTCTTGCGTGCAGGCTTGGTGCAGCTTGCAGAGGGTGACCTTTCTAAACCCATCAACCAGAAATTTAACGCAGAGTATGAAAGCCTTCGCGCCGATTTCAACACCGCGTTGACCACATTGAGTGAGGCGATAACAAGCGTGATGGAGGCTTCGGGCAGCGTCCAGCACGGCGCGCAAGAGATCAGCCAAGCCTCTGACGATCTATCGAACCGCACCGAAAACCAAGCCGCGACACTGGAACAGACCGCCGCCGCACTTGATCAACTTACAGCAAGCGTGAAGTCCGCAGCGGATAGTGCCAAATCCGTTGAGACCATTGTAGTCGAAGCCCAATCAGAGGCCGAGGCAAGTGGGCAGGTCGTCTCGGATGCGATTTCAGCGATGAACCAAATTGAGCAATCATCCAAACATATTTCCCAGATCATTGGCGTCATCGACGATATTGCTTTCCAAACCAACTTGCTTGCGCTGAATGCCGGCGTCGAAGCGGCTCGCGCAGGCGATGCTGGCAAGGGTTTTGCAGTGGTAGCGTCCGAAGTGCGGGCTCTGGCGCAACGCTCCTCCGATGCTGCCAAAGAGATCAAGACGCTCATCAAAGGCAGCGTCACGGAAGTCGAACGTGGCGTCCAACTGGTCGAAGGGGCGGGTAAAGCCCTGACAAGTATCGTTCAGCGCGTCACACACATCTCGGATCTGGTGCGGACCATGGCCACCGGCACGTCCGAGCAAGCCGTCGGATTGGTTGAAATCAATATCGGTGTGAACCAATTGGATCAGGTAACTCAGCAAAACGCCGCAATGGTAGAACAAGCAACTGCTGCTAGTCATACATTGAAAGCTGATGCTGTGCGTCTGCAAGAGATGGTGCAGCGGTTTAAGACCAACCAGGCTGAGACCCCTATCTTCAAAACAGCTTTGGCATGCACCAATGTCGAGCGTGTGCAATTCCAACCCGCAGCCGAGGTTACGTTCACCGCAGTACGGAGCGAAATGCCAATCGCGCGCCAAGCAACAGGTATGAAAAATGCCGCTGCATCTCAAAATAACTGGACCGACTTCTGA
- a CDS encoding chemotaxis protein CheA: MFFDECSDLMESLFEGLTRLEEGVPEEDTVNAVFRAVHSIKGGAGAFKLADLVLFAHKFETVLDELRSGRLEQDDKLIPTMLRAADHLTHLVEVAQSESEINHSRGTELLAELNAYVDASVLPEAEFTPMAMDFDTMFMPPTPNETLEIEFRPHAKLYHNGHDPLLLIDALHKQGALSVAIDLDAITRFENYDPDAPTLKFKLTFLASEAKRLIKENFEFVDGICDLTITEFTPEIAVVETAAAQSQPDPLVVEPSPTKALDTSPKTSGFSGRGEPANATLRVELEKVDRLINTVGELIINQAMVNQRIEQLNLANDSDLWSDMADYKVLARDLQEGVMSIRAQPVKPLFQRMARITREAADTSKKSVRLVQVGENTEVDKTVIERLADPLTHMIRNAVDHGLENGEGRKAAGKAEVGTITLSARHMSGNLMIEVADDGGGLNRDRILDIAISKGLVPRNAELQDGEIDKLLFLPGFSTNKEVSELSGRGVGMDVVKTAVQALGGRIAISSALGKGTTFAIVLPLTLAVVEGIVISVAGETMIVPITAVLETFRPKKSEIFRLASGGRVLSIRGEYVPIVSVAGCLGFEAGMADPQTAVLVLVENMDHSRFALEVDSIHDQRQVVIKSVSGDYGTIPGVSAATIMGNGQIALILDVDHLSNKENVVASMPPPPSQTASMSNE, from the coding sequence ATGTTTTTTGACGAATGCAGCGATCTTATGGAATCACTGTTTGAGGGTCTTACCCGGCTCGAAGAAGGGGTGCCTGAAGAAGACACGGTGAACGCCGTATTCCGCGCGGTACACTCGATAAAGGGTGGTGCTGGTGCCTTCAAATTAGCCGATCTGGTATTATTTGCGCATAAGTTCGAGACAGTTCTGGACGAACTGCGCAGCGGTCGGCTTGAACAAGACGATAAGCTGATCCCGACGATGCTTCGCGCTGCAGATCACTTGACCCATCTGGTGGAAGTCGCCCAATCGGAGAGTGAGATCAATCATTCACGCGGCACTGAACTGTTGGCCGAGCTTAATGCCTACGTTGATGCAAGTGTTTTGCCCGAAGCTGAATTTACGCCGATGGCAATGGACTTTGACACGATGTTCATGCCGCCGACACCCAATGAAACGCTAGAAATCGAATTTCGCCCCCACGCTAAACTATATCACAACGGGCATGACCCGCTGCTGCTGATCGACGCATTGCACAAACAAGGCGCACTTTCTGTGGCAATTGATCTGGATGCGATTACCCGGTTTGAAAATTATGATCCAGACGCGCCAACTCTTAAATTCAAATTGACTTTTTTAGCTTCCGAAGCGAAGCGATTGATCAAAGAGAACTTTGAGTTTGTTGACGGTATTTGTGATCTTACCATAACTGAATTCACGCCAGAAATAGCAGTTGTAGAAACAGCTGCAGCCCAATCGCAACCTGACCCTTTGGTTGTTGAGCCTTCTCCCACAAAAGCCCTGGATACGTCTCCGAAAACGTCCGGATTTTCGGGCCGCGGAGAACCTGCAAATGCCACCTTGCGTGTGGAATTGGAGAAGGTAGATCGGCTGATAAATACAGTCGGCGAGCTGATAATAAACCAAGCCATGGTGAACCAGCGTATTGAGCAGCTGAATCTAGCCAATGACAGTGATCTTTGGAGCGATATGGCAGACTACAAAGTGCTTGCACGCGACTTGCAAGAAGGTGTGATGTCTATCCGTGCCCAGCCTGTGAAGCCTCTGTTCCAACGTATGGCCCGCATAACGCGCGAAGCTGCTGATACTAGTAAAAAGTCGGTTCGGCTCGTGCAAGTTGGCGAGAACACAGAAGTCGATAAAACAGTGATTGAGCGGCTCGCTGATCCCCTAACCCACATGATACGAAATGCCGTTGATCACGGACTTGAAAATGGTGAAGGTCGTAAGGCAGCGGGCAAGGCCGAAGTGGGAACAATCACATTGTCCGCCCGTCATATGTCCGGAAATCTGATGATTGAAGTTGCTGATGACGGCGGCGGCCTAAACCGTGATCGGATATTGGACATCGCTATCAGCAAGGGCTTAGTGCCGCGCAATGCTGAATTACAAGACGGCGAAATTGACAAACTTTTGTTCCTGCCAGGGTTTTCAACCAACAAAGAAGTGTCTGAGCTATCGGGACGTGGCGTCGGGATGGATGTTGTTAAAACTGCCGTTCAAGCGCTAGGCGGGCGCATTGCGATCAGCTCGGCGCTAGGTAAAGGCACTACATTTGCAATCGTCCTGCCACTGACGTTGGCAGTAGTCGAAGGCATCGTCATCTCGGTTGCAGGAGAAACGATGATCGTGCCGATCACAGCAGTGCTGGAAACCTTTCGCCCCAAGAAGAGCGAGATTTTCCGACTGGCATCAGGGGGGCGGGTCCTGTCGATCAGAGGGGAATATGTCCCCATCGTTTCCGTAGCAGGATGCTTAGGCTTCGAGGCTGGTATGGCGGATCCGCAGACCGCTGTTCTGGTGTTGGTCGAAAATATGGATCACAGCCGTTTTGCGTTAGAGGTCGATTCCATTCACGATCAAAGGCAAGTGGTTATCAAATCCGTCAGCGGCGATTACGGAACCATTCCCGGTGTGTCGGCCGCAACAATAATGGGCAACGGACAAATTGCCTTAATTCTTGATGTGGATCACTTGTCCAACAAAGAGAATGTCGTGGCGAGCATGCCTCCCCCCCCATCTCAAACAGCGAGCATGTCAAATGAATGA
- a CDS encoding CheB methylesterase domain-containing protein, with amino-acid sequence MSSKSIIVATPYSADLNRWQNILSDTPEVHIKAHAPSLMELFDKVEHGPPNVVLIESGLCATDEFELIVTLFDALDVRWLKFTHGDKLNDGRDNASQLFKNGGLFSISLTQDDRLLIGQVLSTAYSRQRAEPPVERMASATSRRFKRIVLIGSSTGGVDALKNVLSKFDADCPPTVVVQHTSQGFGGGLTRVLGRASGARIKPFEPNALLRSGTVYVIAGLPQHIVLNPSNRPYLQTCSDPPMDGHMPSIDKLFLSCVPFANRIVGCILTGMGKDGARGLLELRKAGARTLSQDRESSVVYGMPSAAWSTGASMQQVPLTAMGETILREATL; translated from the coding sequence ATGAGCAGCAAGAGCATCATCGTCGCGACCCCCTATTCAGCAGATCTAAACAGGTGGCAAAACATTTTGTCTGACACACCAGAAGTACACATCAAGGCGCACGCACCCAGCTTAATGGAGCTGTTTGACAAGGTCGAACATGGTCCACCAAATGTCGTCCTGATCGAGTCCGGTCTCTGCGCCACGGATGAGTTCGAATTAATCGTGACTCTTTTTGACGCGCTAGACGTCCGATGGTTGAAATTCACGCACGGTGACAAACTAAATGACGGGCGAGACAATGCCTCACAACTTTTCAAAAACGGCGGCCTATTTTCGATATCGCTTACCCAAGATGACCGTTTATTGATCGGTCAAGTGCTGTCGACCGCGTATTCCAGACAACGTGCAGAACCTCCCGTTGAACGTATGGCCTCGGCGACATCTAGGCGGTTCAAACGCATCGTTCTCATTGGGTCGTCTACGGGCGGTGTCGACGCGTTGAAGAATGTCCTCTCGAAATTCGATGCAGACTGTCCACCAACCGTCGTTGTACAACATACCAGCCAAGGTTTTGGTGGCGGGCTGACCCGTGTCTTAGGCCGCGCAAGTGGTGCGCGGATAAAGCCGTTTGAACCCAACGCGCTACTGCGAAGCGGCACGGTATACGTTATTGCCGGCCTACCTCAGCACATCGTTCTGAACCCAAGCAATCGCCCCTATTTGCAGACTTGCTCGGATCCACCGATGGATGGTCACATGCCATCAATTGACAAACTTTTTTTATCTTGCGTCCCATTTGCCAACCGCATTGTTGGCTGCATCCTGACGGGGATGGGCAAAGACGGCGCGCGAGGTTTGCTTGAGTTGCGCAAAGCAGGCGCCCGAACGTTGTCACAAGACCGCGAAAGCTCCGTGGTTTACGGCATGCCGAGTGCGGCATGGTCGACGGGGGCGTCAATGCAACAAGTACCGTTAACGGCGATGGGCGAAACCATCCTGAGAGAGGCGACCCTATGA
- a CDS encoding response regulator, translating to MGIKQSLQVMVVDDMSVSRALITNALEEIGILNYRVENDGQSALAKLVAQPCHLVISDYNMPNLDGLGLLKGLREHRITQRIGFILITGNATGDVVSIGQKYGMNNLLRKPFSSTQMKDAIQRVVGVL from the coding sequence ATGGGTATAAAACAATCTCTACAGGTCATGGTTGTCGACGATATGTCGGTGAGCAGGGCATTGATTACCAACGCTCTGGAGGAAATTGGAATACTGAACTACCGGGTAGAGAATGACGGTCAGAGTGCTTTGGCTAAACTTGTGGCCCAGCCCTGCCATCTGGTCATCTCAGACTACAACATGCCGAACCTCGATGGGCTCGGATTGCTCAAGGGTCTGCGCGAGCACCGCATTACACAGCGCATCGGATTTATATTGATCACAGGCAATGCCACTGGGGATGTCGTTTCGATCGGTCAAAAATACGGCATGAACAACCTGCTTAGAAAGCCGTTCAGCTCGACACAAATGAAGGATGCAATTCAGCGGGTTGTGGGTGTGCTATGA
- a CDS encoding chemotaxis protein CheW, giving the protein MNDLSPTIQADILECVAFSVSGQLYCFDIMNIREIRRWAKVTTLPHADSHVLGVMNLRGNVVPVYDLSAHFGLGKTQTNQRNVVIIADVSGQTFGLLVESVSEIMAVSRNDVQATPAGAKGVQGSLIEGLISVGDDMAQLVDLKNLLSGSDMNL; this is encoded by the coding sequence ATGAATGATCTTAGTCCAACTATACAGGCCGACATCCTGGAATGTGTAGCATTTTCGGTATCGGGACAACTCTACTGCTTTGACATTATGAATATACGCGAGATCCGAAGATGGGCGAAGGTGACCACCCTGCCCCATGCGGACAGCCACGTCCTGGGTGTGATGAATCTGCGCGGCAATGTGGTGCCAGTGTACGATCTATCTGCCCACTTCGGCCTTGGAAAAACCCAAACCAACCAGCGCAATGTGGTGATCATCGCCGATGTAAGTGGCCAGACTTTCGGGTTGTTGGTCGAATCCGTATCCGAGATCATGGCCGTTTCGCGCAATGATGTGCAAGCCACACCTGCCGGGGCCAAAGGGGTGCAAGGCTCGCTGATCGAAGGGCTGATATCTGTTGGCGATGACATGGCGCAGCTCGTCGATCTTAAAAACCTGCTATCTGGCTCGGACATGAATCTATGA
- a CDS encoding response regulator, protein MKTSVLAIDDSRTIRTLLRQALEQDGFEVHVAEDGIDGIKKFDEIKPDVVITDINMPNLDGFGVISQLRGSVHKTTVPILVLTTESSAELKNRARDLGATGWIVKPFDDVALVQVLRRVTGHV, encoded by the coding sequence TTGAAAACCAGTGTGCTTGCAATCGACGACTCGCGGACGATCAGAACGCTGCTGCGTCAAGCTTTGGAACAGGATGGGTTCGAGGTGCACGTCGCGGAGGACGGTATCGATGGAATTAAAAAGTTTGATGAAATCAAACCGGATGTCGTCATTACAGATATTAATATGCCGAACCTTGACGGCTTTGGTGTAATTTCTCAACTGCGCGGTTCTGTGCACAAGACGACAGTGCCAATCCTTGTTTTGACCACCGAAAGCTCGGCCGAATTAAAGAACCGCGCGCGCGATTTGGGTGCGACGGGTTGGATTGTAAAGCCCTTTGACGACGTAGCGCTTGTGCAGGTATTGCGCAGGGTGACCGGCCATGTCTAA